One genomic segment of Trichococcus shcherbakoviae includes these proteins:
- a CDS encoding helix-turn-helix domain-containing protein, which translates to MDKTTQVIDVLSMGYGTVPRSVMSDRKLTVEAKAIYAYFAACIGAGDTSFPTVGEISKDLNMSEERFRKHQKNLIERGYLTIRKDTAANGRYSTNVYVIQERVAKG; encoded by the coding sequence ATGGACAAGACAACACAGGTGATTGATGTACTTTCGATGGGGTATGGAACTGTTCCGAGAAGTGTGATGAGTGACCGGAAGCTGACGGTCGAGGCGAAGGCGATCTATGCGTACTTTGCCGCATGCATCGGGGCCGGGGACACAAGCTTCCCCACGGTCGGCGAAATCAGCAAGGATCTGAATATGAGCGAGGAACGATTCCGGAAGCATCAGAAAAACTTGATTGAAAGAGGATATCTGACAATCCGAAAAGATACGGCGGCAAACGGCAGATACAGCACGAACGTGTATGTGATCCAGGAACGGGTTGCCAAAGGATAA
- a CDS encoding NAD(P)H-binding protein, which yields MRIMILGAAGEIGRMVTANLLEQTDFDLTLYGRNVTSRLASITNSRVKLVDGAFEDTATIKANLTDVDAVYLNFVAEDHIIKPLLKILDEVGVKRFIIASVPDLYEEVTGRFQKWYRAGMGKIWQSKLRTAADLVEASDLDYVILRITWLYNQAGNTSVHVTRKGEPFTEAQVTRQAVAQFVTDLLTGKADYHRESLGLGEPGTDYAKPSFY from the coding sequence ATGCGTATCATGATTTTAGGTGCTGCCGGCGAAATCGGCAGAATGGTGACGGCAAATTTATTGGAGCAAACTGATTTTGATTTAACTTTGTATGGGCGCAATGTGACATCCCGGCTAGCTTCCATCACCAATTCACGTGTGAAATTAGTAGACGGGGCTTTTGAAGACACAGCGACGATCAAAGCTAATTTAACCGATGTGGATGCAGTTTATCTCAACTTTGTTGCTGAGGATCATATTATTAAGCCGTTGCTTAAAATATTGGATGAAGTCGGAGTCAAGCGGTTCATTATCGCCAGCGTTCCTGACCTGTATGAAGAAGTTACTGGTAGATTTCAGAAATGGTATCGTGCCGGTATGGGTAAAATTTGGCAGTCGAAATTGCGTACAGCCGCTGACCTCGTTGAAGCCAGCGACCTGGACTATGTGATTTTGCGTATCACATGGCTGTACAACCAAGCGGGGAATACTTCTGTTCATGTTACGCGCAAAGGGGAACCATTTACCGAAGCACAAGTAACGCGACAAGCAGTAGCTCAATTTGTGACGGATTTGCTTACGGGCAAAGCTGATTATCATCGCGAGAGTTTGGGCTTGGGCGAACCGGGTACGGACTACGCAAAACCAAGCTTCTATTAA
- a CDS encoding MerR family transcriptional regulator: MNSKQVAEIFHLSIDTLRYYERVGAIPPIERDENGYRNYQTGDMNWIFLARNLRAAGLSMEALIEFSKLAQLGAVQDVSAAQKAILNDQLEKINEKMEELSKVRRILEYKIDTYDDHLAKALSGELTGENAEKMWEIDYYHLKNEQQPVII, translated from the coding sequence ATGAACAGCAAACAAGTAGCGGAAATCTTTCATTTATCGATCGATACCCTCAGATATTACGAGCGAGTCGGGGCAATTCCACCGATAGAGAGGGATGAAAACGGTTATCGGAACTATCAGACTGGAGATATGAACTGGATATTTCTTGCCAGAAATTTACGGGCAGCCGGGCTTTCAATGGAAGCCCTCATTGAATTTTCCAAATTAGCCCAACTGGGTGCAGTACAGGATGTTTCGGCTGCGCAAAAAGCAATTCTCAATGACCAATTAGAAAAAATTAACGAAAAAATGGAGGAATTAAGCAAAGTCCGTCGTATTCTGGAATACAAAATCGATACGTACGATGACCATCTTGCGAAGGCTCTAAGCGGAGAACTAACTGGAGAGAATGCAGAAAAAATGTGGGAAATTGATTACTATCATTTAAAAAACGAACAGCAACCTGTAATTATATAA
- a CDS encoding flavodoxin produces the protein MKKSARLLIGIASIFALAACSTDNGSNQAENEADSTSEFGTASDSTESINGGSERTLVAYFSYPVGTDLDVVSGASVLQNDGEYLGLVEQASIWISEELEADSFLIEPAEAYPDDVRQIIDEVSSNDAPDRELTRLVENFDNYDTIYLGYPIWMGTLPPLVQKFLESHDFTGKTVIPYTVHGGSDLANTVRTIQEEIPEATVVNDALSVSRNDIENSQQEILDWLAEITAKGGGV, from the coding sequence ATGAAAAAATCCGCAAGATTATTAATCGGCATAGCATCAATCTTTGCTTTAGCGGCCTGCAGTACTGACAATGGATCAAATCAAGCAGAGAATGAAGCTGATTCCACAAGCGAATTCGGAACTGCCAGTGATTCAACAGAATCAATAAATGGCGGTTCGGAACGTACATTGGTTGCTTATTTTTCTTATCCAGTAGGGACAGATCTGGACGTGGTAAGTGGCGCCAGCGTTTTGCAAAATGATGGCGAATACCTTGGGCTAGTGGAGCAGGCGTCAATCTGGATTAGTGAAGAACTCGAAGCAGATTCCTTTTTGATCGAGCCGGCAGAAGCTTATCCCGATGATGTAAGACAAATTATCGATGAAGTCAGCTCTAATGATGCACCCGATCGCGAACTGACCCGTTTAGTAGAAAACTTTGACAATTATGACACGATATATTTAGGCTATCCCATTTGGATGGGAACACTTCCACCACTGGTCCAGAAGTTTTTGGAAAGTCATGATTTTACTGGCAAAACAGTTATTCCTTATACCGTTCATGGGGGGAGCGACCTGGCAAATACGGTAAGAACAATCCAAGAAGAAATTCCAGAGGCAACTGTTGTGAATGATGCTTTATCGGTTTCCCGAAATGACATTGAAAACAGCCAACAAGAAATTTTGGATTGGCTGGCAGAAATAACAGCAAAAGGTGGTGGGGTTTAA
- a CDS encoding nuclear transport factor 2 family protein, which translates to MTTHDVQRISKQIWDAKLANDMTAVAGFIADNARFVHMGITFDKAGELEVFNDKIFIFKAVDIAEEYVVDYGSTAIIFKKMILTAAIGGNEVQNPFVLSEVFTKTKDGWKLAAETYTRIASDFEAYKM; encoded by the coding sequence ATGACAACACACGATGTTCAACGCATTTCCAAACAAATTTGGGATGCAAAGCTAGCAAATGATATGACCGCAGTTGCAGGATTTATTGCTGACAACGCGCGCTTTGTTCATATGGGAATCACCTTTGATAAGGCTGGGGAACTTGAAGTATTTAATGACAAAATCTTTATCTTCAAAGCGGTTGATATTGCAGAGGAATACGTTGTGGACTATGGCAGCACCGCCATTATTTTCAAAAAAATGATCTTAACAGCAGCAATCGGGGGAAATGAAGTACAGAATCCTTTTGTCCTCTCTGAAGTCTTCACAAAGACTAAAGATGGCTGGAAATTAGCTGCCGAAACTTATACCCGGATAGCAAGTGATTTTGAAGCTTACAAAATGTAA
- a CDS encoding alpha/beta hydrolase-fold protein: MKGLTKMHVGFLVAILLLGTLYFWMRNQSQKNTESIGSQVNRIQTTDVPSAYFESPNETGRVVEVQYDSLDYTQDTPSEITKTAYVYLPAGYDEADPEKRYNILYLMHGWHMTAGDFFNYSNLITILDNMNANGDIEPTIIVTPTFDAENQSQDFSRSEDEIRHFHQDFRNNLVPYIESNYHTYAQGTSEEAFRNSRAHRAFAGFSGGSVTTWSQFIHNLDYIKYFGPMSGDSWEVEVYGGRDNSAQTVDVLENAVRESTFESDDYYIYAATGTEDFANDLITTQVKEMRTRPIFTSENVTMAINDGGVHDLVAVQEYIYNMLPLFFEK; this comes from the coding sequence ATGAAGGGACTGACGAAAATGCATGTTGGTTTCCTGGTAGCAATTTTGCTGCTGGGCACTCTTTATTTCTGGATGAGGAACCAGAGTCAAAAGAATACCGAAAGCATCGGTAGCCAAGTCAATAGGATACAGACCACCGACGTTCCGAGCGCTTACTTCGAAAGTCCCAATGAAACCGGTCGCGTTGTTGAGGTTCAGTATGATAGCCTGGATTACACACAAGATACCCCTTCCGAAATCACTAAGACTGCTTATGTTTATCTGCCGGCAGGCTATGATGAGGCTGATCCTGAAAAACGGTATAACATTCTCTACCTCATGCATGGTTGGCACATGACTGCGGGTGATTTTTTCAACTACTCTAACTTGATCACTATTTTGGATAATATGAATGCAAATGGCGATATAGAGCCAACGATTATTGTTACGCCAACATTTGATGCTGAAAATCAATCACAAGATTTTAGCCGCTCAGAAGATGAGATCCGTCATTTTCACCAAGATTTCAGAAACAATCTCGTTCCCTATATCGAAAGCAACTATCATACCTACGCACAGGGAACATCAGAAGAAGCTTTCCGAAATTCACGTGCGCACCGTGCTTTCGCAGGTTTTTCCGGCGGTTCCGTGACAACGTGGTCCCAGTTCATCCACAACCTGGATTACATCAAATACTTTGGTCCGATGAGTGGCGACAGCTGGGAAGTGGAAGTATATGGCGGCCGCGATAATTCCGCCCAAACGGTAGATGTGTTGGAAAATGCTGTTAGGGAAAGCACATTCGAATCCGATGATTATTACATTTATGCAGCAACCGGTACCGAAGACTTTGCGAATGATCTGATTACGACGCAGGTTAAGGAGATGCGCACACGCCCAATTTTTACTTCTGAGAACGTGACCATGGCCATCAACGACGGTGGCGTTCATGATCTGGTAGCCGTTCAAGAATACATTTACAACATGCTCCCGCTTTTCTTTGAAAAATAG
- a CDS encoding aldo/keto reductase: MRYTTLNNNKIIPNLGTGTYRISPTDAERSVEHALKNGYQLIDTANIYMNEKAVGRAIKKSGINRSEIFLTSKIWPTEYKYAKAKQAIEETLNRLGVDYLDLMLLHQPVGDYLGAWKALEEAVSTGKIKVIGLSNFTGHELDEVINKGTIKPAVVQVECHPYFQQKDLKAKLAKDNIALEAWYPLGSADKDLLAEPIFTELASKYNKSVVQIILHWHVQKGNIVIPGSKNPAHIDSNLDIFDFELTAAELAQIAQLDNGKRFFNLPKWMQRIFLLTRMNYDKQA, translated from the coding sequence ATGCGATATACAACTTTAAATAATAATAAGATTATTCCTAACCTCGGGACAGGAACTTATCGGATCAGTCCAACAGATGCAGAACGTTCCGTGGAACATGCTTTGAAAAACGGGTATCAATTGATTGATACGGCAAATATCTACATGAATGAAAAAGCTGTTGGACGTGCAATCAAAAAATCAGGCATCAATCGAAGCGAGATTTTCTTGACCTCCAAAATCTGGCCGACAGAATATAAATATGCAAAAGCCAAGCAAGCAATTGAGGAAACCCTGAACCGTTTAGGCGTCGATTACCTTGACCTCATGCTGTTGCATCAACCGGTAGGCGATTATCTAGGCGCTTGGAAAGCTCTGGAAGAGGCTGTAAGCACTGGGAAAATTAAGGTTATTGGTCTTTCTAACTTTACAGGACATGAATTGGACGAGGTTATAAACAAAGGGACTATCAAACCAGCTGTTGTGCAGGTGGAATGCCACCCTTATTTCCAACAAAAAGATTTAAAAGCAAAACTCGCTAAGGACAATATTGCGCTTGAAGCTTGGTACCCACTTGGGTCAGCTGACAAAGACTTGCTTGCCGAACCCATCTTTACTGAATTGGCAAGTAAATACAATAAATCCGTTGTTCAAATCATCTTGCATTGGCATGTCCAAAAAGGAAATATTGTCATTCCAGGTTCTAAAAATCCGGCTCACATAGACAGCAATCTGGATATTTTTGATTTTGAACTGACAGCAGCCGAATTGGCGCAAATCGCCCAACTCGATAACGGTAAACGCTTCTTCAATCTGCCCAAATGGATGCAACGCATCTTTTTGCTGACACGTATGAACTACGATAAGCAAGCATAG
- a CDS encoding aldo/keto reductase: MEYTTLNNGIKMPMVGFGVFQIPDPAICQEVVEEAIKTGYRLIDTAQAYGNEEAVGKAIKASGVPREDLFITTKLWIADMSYEGAKKAFADSLAKLDLDYVDLYLLHQPVGDTFGAWRALEELYSEGKIKAIGVSNFKNDQLANLSIFNKVTPAVNQVELHVFHQKQADQDYMASKGIQIESWGAFAEGKFDVFTNPVLKELADKYGKSTAQVMLRWQLQRGVVSLSKSANPERVRQNFDIFDFELSADDMAKIAAINTDTTVYADHHDAQTIENLAGYIGKSY, translated from the coding sequence ATGGAATATACAACACTTAATAATGGAATCAAGATGCCTATGGTTGGTTTTGGCGTTTTCCAAATTCCAGACCCAGCAATTTGTCAGGAAGTCGTCGAAGAAGCTATCAAAACAGGTTACCGCCTCATTGATACAGCGCAAGCCTATGGTAACGAAGAAGCAGTAGGCAAAGCCATCAAGGCATCAGGCGTGCCCCGCGAGGACCTCTTCATCACAACAAAACTTTGGATTGCAGACATGAGTTATGAAGGCGCTAAAAAAGCTTTTGCTGATTCCCTTGCAAAACTTGATTTGGACTATGTTGACCTTTACCTTCTTCATCAACCTGTCGGGGATACTTTTGGCGCATGGCGTGCGCTGGAAGAACTTTATAGCGAAGGCAAAATCAAAGCTATCGGTGTGTCTAATTTCAAGAATGACCAATTAGCTAACTTGTCAATTTTCAACAAGGTAACGCCAGCTGTGAACCAAGTTGAGTTGCATGTCTTCCACCAAAAGCAGGCTGACCAAGACTACATGGCATCTAAAGGTATTCAAATTGAAAGTTGGGGTGCTTTTGCTGAAGGCAAATTTGACGTCTTCACCAACCCAGTTTTGAAAGAACTCGCTGACAAATACGGCAAATCAACTGCGCAAGTCATGCTTAGATGGCAATTACAACGTGGCGTCGTTTCACTTTCCAAATCAGCAAATCCAGAACGTGTGCGCCAAAACTTCGACATCTTTGATTTCGAACTAAGCGCAGATGATATGGCAAAAATTGCTGCAATCAACACAGATACCACCGTATACGCTGACCACCACGATGCGCAAACAATTGAAAACTTAGCTGGTTATATCGGAAAATCATATTAA
- a CDS encoding DUF4143 domain-containing protein, giving the protein MYEKRIIDESLKSYFEDLPAILIEGAKAVGKTETCSHLAKTVFSLDNEATRMLLKGDPEIILREEHPIVLDEWQLLPEIWTFVRHQVDKGLPAGSVLFTGSSIKVNSRIHSGAGRIVRMKMRPYSIEERKMSDEYIRISHLFNGSNTDKINGKTDKNITHYLDEIFKSGFPGIRNKAERTRKLLLGSYTTNIVEHEFSENGFTVKKPESLLAWMKAYAASIGTTTNFQTIIDAAMANNSEAPSRPTANNYREALKILYIIDEVQPFLAIGKLYPNLAKAPKHFMLDPAIALSLLGVSREQLETYKVPKHVGKFNQTLIGQLLESLVYQSLIVYADANDAQLYHFRDAKGTREIDFILQKGNALILFEVKADPDAKDQYVEHLNWFEDTVKDEFQVTKVLLNTGPYAYTRESDGVHVIPIAMLGV; this is encoded by the coding sequence ATGTATGAAAAACGCATCATTGACGAGTCCTTAAAAAGCTACTTCGAGGATTTGCCGGCCATCTTGATAGAAGGCGCAAAAGCTGTAGGAAAAACAGAAACTTGTTCGCATCTGGCGAAGACCGTCTTCAGCCTGGATAACGAGGCCACTCGGATGCTCCTGAAGGGTGATCCTGAAATCATTTTGAGAGAAGAGCATCCGATTGTATTGGATGAATGGCAACTGCTCCCCGAGATATGGACGTTCGTCAGACACCAAGTTGATAAGGGATTGCCTGCAGGCAGCGTACTCTTCACAGGCAGTAGCATCAAAGTCAATTCCCGGATCCATAGTGGGGCAGGGAGGATTGTCAGGATGAAAATGCGGCCCTACTCAATTGAGGAAAGAAAAATGTCCGACGAATATATCCGGATTTCTCATTTGTTTAACGGATCGAATACGGATAAGATCAACGGGAAGACGGATAAGAACATCACGCATTACTTGGATGAAATTTTTAAATCGGGATTTCCGGGTATCCGAAATAAAGCGGAACGCACGCGAAAATTACTGTTGGGCAGTTACACAACGAACATCGTGGAGCATGAGTTCAGCGAGAATGGTTTTACGGTCAAGAAACCGGAGAGTCTGCTCGCCTGGATGAAAGCCTATGCCGCGTCCATCGGTACGACAACCAATTTCCAAACCATCATCGATGCAGCTATGGCCAATAATAGCGAGGCGCCAAGCAGGCCTACAGCCAACAATTATCGTGAGGCCCTAAAAATTCTGTACATCATTGATGAAGTACAGCCGTTTTTAGCAATCGGAAAACTCTATCCCAATTTAGCGAAAGCGCCAAAGCATTTCATGCTTGACCCCGCAATTGCATTGAGTCTGCTTGGGGTGAGTCGCGAACAGCTCGAAACCTACAAAGTGCCCAAGCACGTCGGGAAATTCAATCAAACGTTGATAGGGCAACTATTGGAGTCCCTCGTGTATCAGAGCCTGATTGTTTATGCCGATGCGAATGATGCACAGTTGTATCACTTTCGGGACGCAAAAGGAACGCGAGAAATCGACTTCATTCTGCAAAAAGGGAATGCGCTGATCTTGTTCGAAGTAAAAGCCGATCCCGATGCGAAAGACCAGTATGTAGAGCACTTAAACTGGTTTGAGGATACAGTGAAGGATGAGTTCCAAGTAACCAAGGTGTTGCTGAATACAGGGCCTTATGCATACACGAGAGAATCGGATGGGGTACATGTGATTCCGATTGCGATGCTAGGCGTTTAA
- a CDS encoding MFS transporter: protein MKKPNLTLLVFSLMSFVLAMTAFIFSGILDKVAVSLGISVAESGLLNTMYSYGAAFGVPITLILFRKVERSRMLKLMLFATILTTFALIYAQNFVQLLIVRLLMGISANSYGVLAISTVLALSPKDRQGRSLAFYIMGSSLALVIGIPLTRALSSILDWRSIFWILNAMMLLSLAYFMKYLPKADHEATKLDLKNELQFFKDGKTLLLLAYTLMMFMGYNAFYTYATPYLLLLFPSIEPLMSLILVALGLASFTGNLLGGHVSDAIGYAKSMMLGAVLQTAAMLLILVFQPSKWLSVLFIIIWLMSAWFTGLQLNTGIAQVTDNKSSFMLSINGSLIQLGGAFGASLAAVVINLSGIQSIAFIALLTSLALVLIQMVSMKKYP, encoded by the coding sequence ATGAAAAAACCAAATCTAACGTTGCTGGTCTTCAGTTTGATGAGCTTTGTCCTTGCCATGACGGCTTTTATCTTCAGCGGAATCTTGGACAAGGTGGCCGTTTCGCTGGGCATCTCGGTGGCCGAGTCCGGGTTGCTGAACACGATGTACTCCTATGGGGCCGCGTTCGGGGTGCCGATTACTTTGATCCTGTTCAGGAAGGTCGAACGCAGCCGGATGCTGAAACTCATGCTGTTTGCGACGATCTTGACGACATTCGCGCTCATCTATGCCCAAAATTTTGTGCAGCTGCTCATCGTCCGGTTGCTGATGGGGATTTCCGCCAACAGCTATGGTGTATTGGCCATTTCGACGGTCTTAGCGCTCTCTCCCAAGGATAGACAAGGGCGTTCCTTGGCTTTCTACATCATGGGTAGTTCCTTGGCGCTCGTTATCGGCATCCCATTGACGCGCGCCTTATCCTCCATCCTGGATTGGCGCAGCATTTTTTGGATATTGAATGCCATGATGCTGTTGTCCCTCGCTTATTTCATGAAATATTTGCCGAAAGCGGATCACGAGGCCACAAAACTGGATCTGAAAAACGAGCTACAGTTCTTTAAGGACGGGAAAACGTTGCTGCTGCTTGCCTATACGTTGATGATGTTCATGGGATACAACGCCTTCTACACCTATGCGACACCGTACTTGCTGTTGCTTTTCCCTTCCATCGAGCCGCTGATGAGCCTGATACTGGTTGCGCTTGGCCTTGCCAGTTTCACGGGCAACCTGCTCGGCGGCCATGTATCGGATGCCATCGGATACGCCAAGTCAATGATGCTCGGGGCTGTGCTCCAAACGGCAGCGATGCTATTGATCCTTGTTTTCCAACCGTCGAAATGGTTAAGCGTGCTCTTCATTATCATATGGCTGATGAGTGCCTGGTTCACCGGCCTGCAGCTCAACACCGGCATCGCCCAAGTGACCGATAACAAATCCAGTTTTATGCTCAGCATCAACGGTTCCTTGATCCAATTGGGCGGTGCGTTCGGCGCCAGCTTGGCTGCCGTCGTCATCAACCTCAGCGGTATCCAAAGCATTGCCTTTATTGCCCTCCTGACCAGTCTGGCGCTCGTGCTGATCCAAATGGTTTCGATGAAAAAATATCCTTGA
- a CDS encoding YbjQ family protein — MILVNTDYISGKEFEMLGLVKGSTIQSKNLGRDISQGLKTLIGGELKAYNEMMNEARAIATKRMVDEATTLGADAVVNIRYASSAIMQGAAEVIAYGTAVKFK, encoded by the coding sequence ATGATCTTAGTAAATACTGATTATATAAGCGGAAAAGAATTTGAAATGTTGGGACTGGTTAAGGGGAGTACGATTCAGTCCAAAAACTTAGGGCGCGATATTTCACAAGGGCTTAAAACGCTGATTGGCGGAGAGCTTAAAGCCTATAATGAAATGATGAATGAGGCCAGGGCCATAGCAACAAAGCGGATGGTTGACGAAGCGACCACACTAGGAGCGGATGCAGTGGTAAACATTCGGTATGCTTCCTCTGCAATCATGCAGGGCGCAGCTGAAGTGATTGCATATGGAACCGCGGTTAAATTTAAATAA
- a CDS encoding NYN domain-containing protein produces MKKEILIVDGYNMIGAWPELVKLKNQDLIEEARDQLLQALSDYQNYEGNEVWCVFDAQFVPGITKEYSKYRVKVIFTAQGETADTYIEGVVKKLRNVLTEVYVATSDLAEQQLVFSKGAQRISAMELYKDIKRSKKALETESRRFRDQRQRGTWSDDQLEILREIYKDMVE; encoded by the coding sequence TTGAAGAAAGAAATCCTGATAGTGGACGGCTACAATATGATCGGCGCCTGGCCGGAACTGGTGAAGCTGAAGAACCAGGACCTCATCGAAGAGGCCAGGGATCAACTGCTGCAGGCGCTGTCCGATTATCAAAATTATGAAGGCAACGAAGTCTGGTGCGTTTTTGATGCCCAGTTCGTTCCCGGTATCACGAAAGAGTATTCTAAATACCGGGTGAAGGTCATCTTTACCGCACAAGGGGAGACCGCCGACACCTACATCGAAGGCGTCGTCAAAAAACTGCGCAACGTGCTGACCGAAGTCTATGTCGCCACCAGCGACTTGGCCGAACAGCAGCTCGTCTTTTCGAAAGGCGCCCAGCGCATCTCCGCCATGGAACTCTACAAGGACATCAAACGCTCCAAAAAAGCCTTGGAGACCGAAAGCCGCCGCTTCCGCGACCAACGCCAGCGCGGCACCTGGTCGGATGACCAACTGGAGATCCTGCGGGAAATCTACAAGGATATGGTGGAGTGA
- the rlmB gene encoding 23S rRNA (guanosine(2251)-2'-O)-methyltransferase RlmB, giving the protein MGRHPVLELLRSDRDVNKLFIQDGLGGEKLGDIIKLAKDRKIQIQAVPKSKLDTLSDNAVHQGVIAATAAFQYAVLDDLFEAAAAKNEDPFFIILDGVEDPHNLGSVLRTADACGAHGVIIPKRRAVGLTATVAKASTGAIEHVPVVRVTNLHRTVEELKERGVWIYATDMSGQDYRQWDTTLPLAMIIGNEGKGISRLLKESADGLLTIPMVGHVQSLNAGVAAGLMMYEVFRKRHV; this is encoded by the coding sequence ATGGGACGCCACCCGGTACTGGAATTGCTGCGCTCCGATCGCGACGTCAACAAACTGTTCATCCAAGATGGATTGGGCGGAGAAAAATTGGGCGACATCATCAAGCTGGCGAAGGACCGCAAGATCCAGATCCAAGCGGTGCCGAAGTCCAAGCTGGACACGTTGTCCGACAATGCCGTCCATCAAGGCGTCATCGCCGCCACGGCCGCTTTCCAGTATGCCGTGCTCGATGATTTGTTCGAAGCGGCTGCCGCCAAGAACGAAGATCCTTTCTTCATAATCCTGGATGGTGTCGAAGATCCGCATAACCTGGGTTCCGTGCTGCGTACTGCGGATGCCTGCGGTGCCCACGGAGTCATCATTCCGAAACGCCGCGCTGTCGGCTTGACGGCGACAGTCGCCAAAGCATCGACAGGCGCCATCGAACATGTGCCGGTCGTGCGCGTCACGAATCTGCACCGCACAGTCGAAGAATTGAAGGAGCGCGGTGTCTGGATCTACGCCACCGACATGTCCGGGCAGGATTACCGCCAATGGGATACAACCTTGCCGTTGGCCATGATCATCGGCAACGAAGGCAAAGGCATCTCGCGCCTGTTGAAGGAATCCGCAGACGGCTTGTTGACCATCCCGATGGTCGGCCATGTCCAAAGCCTGAACGCCGGCGTTGCAGCCGGACTGATGATGTACGAAGTTTTCCGCAAACGCCACGTTTGA
- a CDS encoding Mini-ribonuclease 3, which yields MEKSIVTEQNWSLLNGLALAYVGDAAYETYIRTHLLEKGHTKPNQLHRRATFFVSAKAQAKLMHALLAKEGFLSEAEVDMYRRGRNSKSHTIAKNADVTTYRIATGFESLMGYLHLSGQEARLEELIRWCIQEVEENNYEK from the coding sequence ATGGAGAAGAGCATAGTGACAGAACAAAATTGGAGCTTATTGAACGGTCTTGCCTTGGCGTATGTCGGCGATGCCGCTTATGAGACCTATATCAGAACGCATTTACTAGAAAAAGGACACACCAAACCCAACCAGCTCCACCGTCGGGCGACTTTCTTCGTTTCGGCCAAGGCCCAAGCGAAGCTGATGCACGCGTTGCTTGCCAAAGAGGGCTTCCTGAGCGAAGCAGAAGTGGACATGTACCGTCGCGGCCGCAACAGCAAGAGCCATACGATCGCCAAAAATGCGGACGTAACGACCTACCGCATCGCGACCGGATTCGAGTCGTTGATGGGCTATCTGCATCTTTCCGGACAAGAAGCACGGCTTGAAGAGTTGATCCGTTGGTGTATCCAAGAAGTCGAGGAAAACAATTATGAAAAATAA